In Marmota flaviventris isolate mMarFla1 chromosome 15, mMarFla1.hap1, whole genome shotgun sequence, a single window of DNA contains:
- the Mcmdc2 gene encoding minichromosome maintenance domain-containing protein 2 has product MSNLKMKEAALIYLDRSGGLQKFIDDCKYYNDSKQSYAVYRFNILINPSDVVELYAELGNHILHHPLKAAQVFQSVCFIAVKTLSLIGQLQTETQINIVLKLTHLPSLPSYCLDLCEFPLDYTSQRFYIMQGIVIAITTVTKYTQGARFLCSDEACPFSKGFQYVRVHVPGATESATIRNDFLCNLCSSSLQEDRKFRVLGDKQIVEIIATEALHAFQGYSKNQPFRFQSLTIFLRDELVNKMNIGNEYKIIGIPTCVKTSQTAVCIEANSITLCNLKVPSGISDNFRCLLSLTSSSCWKFTAILANIFASHIVPPGTYNLLKLCLLMSLVQTSDRNKESEDCLDILIITSDTLLIDRLLNFSINLFPHGIRHPVSTEIFPTLSRNKYGTGAVSIQAGSALLAKDGICFIGDLSSHKKDKLEQLQSVLESRSITVYIPGKKFGDDIDQQMTFPVQCSFWSFVDTDSSSRRNTQKNNTLIGQMDCSLIPANLVETFGLLINCNESSPCHPHFPTVQHTLKKAIDPEGLFYFASKQFTTEDFEKLLAFAKNLDVEFSLEAERMIHGYYLASRRIRTDFIYGSKLSASALKYLVSLSEAHARLNLRNKVLKEDVLIAALLFETSLTLKYGATVFCVAPNAVFPFELYNEEYLQQRDLYLTQCQKQLQQFIATYGPGTAVFTNDE; this is encoded by the exons ATGTCAAATCTAAAAATGAAAGAGGCAGCCCTTATCTATCTTGACAGAAGTGGAGGTCTCCAAAAGTTTATAGATGATTGCAAGTACTACAATG ATTCAAAACAAAGTTATGCTGTCTATCgattcaatattttaataaatccttCTGATGTTGTTGAATTATATGCTGAACTTGGAAATCATATTTTACACCATCCTTTAAAAGCTGCTCAAGTTTTTCAATCA GTCTGTTTTATTGCTGTTAAGACTCTCTCATTAATTGGACAATTACAGACTGAAACTCAA ATTAACATAGTGCTGAAATTAACACACTTACCTTCTCTGCCAAGTTATTGTCTTGATCTTTGTGAGTTTCCACTTGATTATACATCTCAGAGATTTTATATAATGCAAGGAATTGTGATTGCAATAACAACTGTAACCAAGTATACTCAAGGTGCAAGATTCCTTTGTTCAGATGAAGCATGTCCTTTTTCAAAag GATTTCAATATGTAAGAGTACATGTGCCTGGAGCTACAGAATCTGCAACAATAAGAAATGACTTTTTGTGCAATTTGTGTTCATCTTCACTccaagaagacagaaaatttaGAGTACTTGGTG ATAAACAGATAGTTGAAATAATTGCCACAGAAGCACTTCATGCTTTTCAAGGATATTCTAAAAACCAGCCATTTAGGTTTCAATCTCTTACAATTTTTCTAAGAG ATGAATTAGTGAATAAAATGAACATaggaaatgaatataaaattattggaATTCCAACCTGTGTCAAAACCTCACAAACTGCTGTCTGTATAGAGGCAAATAGCATCACTCTTTGCAATCTAAAAG TTCCTTCAGGAATTAGTGACAACTTCAGATGCCTCCTCTCCTTGACTTCTAGCTCATGCTGGAAGTTTACAGCAATACTTGCCAATATCTTTGCATCACACATTGTTCCTCCTGGGACTTACAATTTACTCAAACTCTGTTTGTTGATGAGTCTAGTACAGACAAGTGACCGTAATAAGGAATCAGAAGATTGCCTggatattttaattataacaagTGATACTCTACTTATAGACAG GCTTTTGAATTTTAGCATAAATCTTTTTCCCCATGGTATACGCCATCCAGTCTCTACTGAAATTTTTCCTACTCTATCCAGAAATAAATATGGAACTGGAGCAGTTAGCATTCAAGCTGGCAGTGCTTTGTTAGCTAAAGATGGTATCTGCTTTATAGGAGACTTATCTTCACACAAAAAAGATAAACTTGAACAACTTCAATCAG TTCTGGAGAGCAGAAGCATTACAGTATACATCCCAGGAAAGAAGTTTGGGGATGATATTGATCAACAAATGACTTTTCCAGTTCAGTGCAGTTTTTGGTCTTTTGTTGATACGGATTCATCTTCAAGGagaaatacacagaaaaacaacACTCTAATTGGTCAGATG GATTGCAGCTTGATTCCAGCTAACCTTGTAGAGACATTCGGATTACTGATTAACTGCAATGAATCATCTCCTTGCCACCCACATTTTCCTACTGTGCAACATACTTTAAAGAAAGCTATTGATCCTGAAGGgctattttattttgcttctaaaCAGTTCACAACTGAAGATTTTGAAAAG CTACTGGCTTTTGCAAAGAATTTGGATGTAGAATTCAGCTTGGAGGCAGAAAGAATGATTCATGGCTATTATCTAGCCAGTCGCAGAATCAGAACAGATTTTATATATGGATCAAAACTGTCAGCATctgcattaaaatattt AGTTTCCTTATCTGAAGCCCATGCACGACTGAATTTAAGGAATAAAGTGCTCAAAGAAGATGTACTAATTGCAGCTTTATTATTTGAAACATCTCTCACATTGAAATATG